A stretch of Clostridia bacterium DNA encodes these proteins:
- a CDS encoding pyridoxamine 5'-phosphate oxidase family protein yields MRRKDREMGREFGLAVIDKAEFVVMSMVDHEGNPYGVPLSVVRVDNMVYLHGARSGKKMDCLKNQSSVHLTFVGEVKREKPISDTKLAEAREEGKLRSLVSKMFTTEFESAMVWGTAEFVEDDAEKRKALEALSIKYSQASMPFFDMAMEESLTVTQVIRVEVKNLTAKRKKYDEAGEEMKWGRMDPCGK; encoded by the coding sequence ATGAGAAGAAAAGATAGAGAAATGGGCCGAGAATTTGGTCTAGCGGTAATTGATAAGGCAGAATTTGTGGTGATGTCTATGGTGGATCACGAGGGAAATCCCTATGGGGTGCCCTTGTCTGTAGTGAGGGTTGACAATATGGTCTATCTCCATGGGGCGAGAAGTGGCAAAAAGATGGACTGTTTGAAAAACCAGTCATCCGTCCATCTTACCTTTGTGGGAGAGGTGAAGCGCGAAAAACCAATCAGTGATACGAAACTGGCAGAAGCGAGAGAAGAAGGAAAGCTAAGGAGCCTGGTGAGCAAAATGTTCACTACTGAATTTGAATCAGCAATGGTTTGGGGAACTGCTGAATTTGTAGAAGACGATGCTGAAAAGAGAAAGGCCTTAGAAGCTCTATCCATAAAGTATTCCCAAGCAAGCATGCCTTTCTTTGACATGGCCATGGAAGAATCACTAACGGTGACACAGGTTATTAGGGTAGAGGTAAAGAATCTGACTGCGAAACGAAAAAAATATGACGAAGCAGGTGAAGAAATGAAATGGGGCAGGATGGACCCTTGTGGCAAATAA
- a CDS encoding phenylacetate--CoA ligase family protein, whose protein sequence is MANLEAYRRIRVRRGGDYQADYQSLDLLEMLQENQEEKQLLLLNELLSYIGKNIPYYQEKDIPKQVEYLSKLSDLPIMNKEILRGESVRLINENHRSALWKGWTSGSTGSSLHYHRDKHSMRYEYALYERLYEFACQQENPIRARLSNVVIAKPGAKPPYWFYLRAMRQLQCSTDHIEPSTAALYLEALARYGVVLGTGYTYSWLRLAEGVLNLKERSNPLKAIVTDSEGITLSQKKVVEEAFSCPVYQTYGSSELGMVAVQCEKGHYHLLDRIHVEVVDSQGRVLPYGEEGEIVVTDLRSFDAPFLRYRSGDLGILEKDGCGCKWKGPYLSSIAGRVEDYVVTSKGVRMTRVNRIVKGVEGIKAMQIVQDKPGQLHVRVIPDEHFCPEEMKKMHKKGESFMGKIDFSWELVETLETTASGKVRYLIRNFEA, encoded by the coding sequence ATGGCAAACCTTGAGGCCTACCGGCGGATTCGTGTGAGGCGAGGTGGGGACTACCAGGCAGACTACCAGTCATTGGACCTGCTTGAGATGCTTCAAGAAAACCAAGAGGAAAAGCAACTTCTTCTTTTAAATGAACTGCTATCGTATATAGGTAAGAATATTCCATACTACCAGGAAAAAGACATACCAAAGCAAGTAGAATACTTGTCGAAGTTATCTGACCTGCCCATCATGAATAAAGAAATCTTACGCGGCGAAAGTGTGCGGTTAATCAATGAAAACCACAGGTCAGCTCTTTGGAAGGGGTGGACCAGCGGGTCCACCGGTAGTAGTTTGCATTACCACCGGGATAAGCATTCTATGCGGTATGAATATGCCTTGTATGAGCGATTATATGAGTTTGCCTGCCAGCAGGAAAACCCCATTCGCGCTCGCCTTTCCAATGTGGTCATCGCTAAACCGGGTGCCAAGCCACCCTATTGGTTTTATCTTCGAGCGATGCGCCAGTTGCAGTGCTCCACCGACCATATTGAACCATCAACAGCAGCCCTCTATTTGGAGGCACTAGCAAGATACGGGGTAGTACTGGGAACGGGTTACACCTATTCTTGGCTTAGATTGGCAGAGGGCGTTTTAAACCTGAAGGAGAGGTCTAATCCACTAAAAGCGATTGTGACAGACAGCGAAGGCATTACCTTGTCCCAGAAAAAGGTGGTAGAGGAGGCTTTTTCTTGTCCGGTCTACCAGACCTATGGAAGTAGTGAACTAGGTATGGTGGCGGTGCAGTGCGAAAAAGGGCACTACCATCTGCTGGATAGAATCCATGTGGAAGTAGTGGACTCGCAAGGACGAGTCCTACCATATGGGGAAGAAGGAGAAATAGTAGTCACCGATTTAAGATCCTTTGATGCTCCGTTTTTACGGTACCGTTCTGGCGATTTGGGCATCTTGGAAAAAGACGGTTGTGGCTGCAAGTGGAAGGGACCTTATCTTTCCAGCATAGCAGGTCGTGTGGAAGACTATGTGGTGACGTCTAAAGGAGTTCGCATGACCAGAGTCAACCGAATCGTAAAAGGTGTTGAGGGCATTAAGGCTATGCAGATTGTCCAGGATAAGCCGGGTCAACTGCATGTTAGAGTGATTCCGGATGAGCACTTTTGTCCAGAAGAAATGAAAAAGATGCATAAAAAGGGCGAGAGCTTTATGGGAAAAATCGATTTTTCCTGGGAACTTGTGGAGACCTTGGAGACAACGGCTTCTGGCAAGGTGCGCTACCTGATTCGCAATTTTGAAGCTTGA